The DNA segment TCTAGAAACATTAAGAGAATTATTTGCCTAGGTGATTTAGTAGGCAAAGGCCCACAATCTAATATGGCAATACAACTAATTCAAAAGCATTGTGATCGTGTGATTAGAGGAAATTGGGATGATTTTTTTCCTAAACCCCAAGAATCGGACACAATTAAGTGGCATCAAAACCAATTACCAAAAAACCAAATGGATTATTTAAAAGACCTCCCCTTTTCTGTCGAGTTTATGATGAGTGGAAAACTAGTCAGAATGTTTCATGCTTCACCCAGAAGTGTGTATGAAAGAATACAGCCATGGGACTTACTCGAACGACGCTTAAGTATGTTCGAAAACACTGCATACACAGAAAATATAGCAGGAGAAAGGGAGCCGGATGTCGTTTGTTATGGAGATATTCATAATGCTTATCAGCAAAATATAAAAGGTAAAACTTTATGTAATGTCGGCAGCGTTGGTAATCCGCTTGATCTCACTCAAGCTTCCTATTCCATACTTGAGGGAGAATATAACCAAACTGAAAATGGAGTGTTTTCGATACATCTTGTTCGTGTTCCATATGATATAGAATTATCAATCCAATTAGCTAAAGAAGCGGCAATGCCCGAGCTTGAAGAATATATTCAGGAATTAACCACGGCAAAATATAGAGGGTTAAATAAGTAGAGGAGAAATCAATTTTTATAAGGCATGAATTCGAGTAAGTCTCGAACGCATGCCAAAGAGGGCTTCTAATCAGACGGGACTCAATTTTCGTGTTTATCACAAATCTAGCTGCCCCACTATTTTTGTCCCATGTACTTCACTTATTTTAAGCTTACTAGTAATAAAATGTAGGTTCTTGTCTGTAATTCCACCACCGGGCATAATAATTATTTTGTCTTTCGCATAGTCCACTAATTCTTTCAACCGGTTCAGGTTGTCTTCGATTGAACTAGATTCTGGCCCTCCGTGAGTTAAAATCCGTTTCACTCCATGTTTCGCAAGCCAATCAATAGCTTCAAATTGATATTCGGGTTTTATATGATCGAATGCCATATGAAAGGTAATATCAAGCCCTTTCGCAGAATCTAGCAAATGTAAAATGGACTCTTCATCAATCCAGCCTGACTCATTTAAACAACCAAAGACCACTCCGTCTGTTCCTAACTGTTTGAAATGGACAATATCATTTTGCATAATCCTAATTTCTTCTTTAGTATGTATAAAGTTTCCACCTCTTGGCCTTACCAAGGTCATGACCTTCGTATGGTGGAGGTGACAATATGTAATGGTTTTTGCAGCTACCCCATGACTAACCGTTGTGCCCCCTACAGCTAGGTTGTCACAAAGTTCAATGCGATTCCCCCCTCGCGCAATTGCCATAGGAACCCATGTGAAATTCTCAACACAAACTTCTTTAAGCATATAAACACACCTTTTTTGTTTGAGGATATTAATTAATATAATATCACAGCGTTGTTTCCCACACCGCAAACTCCACCGTAAAAAAACACACCCTCATAAAAATGAAAAGTGCGTTTATACTACATTATGAAAATCCTCGCATTTCTGACAAACAAATAGAACCATAGCCTGCTAAGTCTTCTAAATCTTTGCTATCAACGGAGGTTACTTGGGAAAAATACTTATCTTCATTAAAAATGACTTCATATGCTTGTTTTAATATATCTTTGCCAGCAATAACCACATTAGAATTTTTATTAAACGCAAGAGCCTTACTATTCTTAACTGCTTTTAATTCGTCTGATAACACTACTCCTAATAAGAAGTTTGCCTTTTGATTTACAGTTAAATCAGTAAATTGATCCATAATTCTGACGGTAAAAGTAAGCCTGCTTAGACCATATTGTTGACTATTTTTATACCCCTGAATAATCATATCTTTCTCAAGCTCGTCTGCAAAAGATTTCTCCAGGGCATTGGCAATAATAGTGTGATTTGTAATTACAGAGAGAATCTCGCCTGCAAGAGATGTTAAACACCCAGTTATTTTATTGTTCTCATCAATGGCAACATATTTTGAATGGGATCCAGGTAATACAATGACAGAAGGTCCTGAAAGATTTAAACGTCTGATTAATGCTATTGTCT comes from the Neobacillus sp. PS2-9 genome and includes:
- a CDS encoding 2-dehydro-3-deoxygalactonokinase; its protein translation is MYTITIDTGTTNTRITLWKNDIAHYKTSKEVGVRDTAVDGNNSRLKASIKEGIDEVLSANMLRLGDVTKILASGMITSNVGVFEVPHLTAPVGMQEVADGMISQYLPDIVEKEIWFVPGVKNNVSEITMENCEAMDMMRGEEVETIALIRRLNLSGPSVIVLPGSHSKYVAIDENNKITGCLTSLAGEILSVITNHTIIANALEKSFADELEKDMIIQGYKNSQQYGLSRLTFTVRIMDQFTDLTVNQKANFLLGVVLSDELKAVKNSKALAFNKNSNVVIAGKDILKQAYEVIFNEDKYFSQVTSVDSKDLEDLAGYGSICLSEMRGFS
- a CDS encoding metallophosphoesterase family protein, with amino-acid sequence MEKIAVISDIHGNIPALESVLIDIGSRNIKRIICLGDLVGKGPQSNMAIQLIQKHCDRVIRGNWDDFFPKPQESDTIKWHQNQLPKNQMDYLKDLPFSVEFMMSGKLVRMFHASPRSVYERIQPWDLLERRLSMFENTAYTENIAGEREPDVVCYGDIHNAYQQNIKGKTLCNVGSVGNPLDLTQASYSILEGEYNQTENGVFSIHLVRVPYDIELSIQLAKEAAMPELEEYIQELTTAKYRGLNK
- a CDS encoding copper homeostasis protein CutC, which gives rise to MLKEVCVENFTWVPMAIARGGNRIELCDNLAVGGTTVSHGVAAKTITYCHLHHTKVMTLVRPRGGNFIHTKEEIRIMQNDIVHFKQLGTDGVVFGCLNESGWIDEESILHLLDSAKGLDITFHMAFDHIKPEYQFEAIDWLAKHGVKRILTHGGPESSSIEDNLNRLKELVDYAKDKIIIMPGGGITDKNLHFITSKLKISEVHGTKIVGQLDL